One window of the Shewanella cyperi genome contains the following:
- a CDS encoding extracellular solute-binding protein — MKISAFILAILLLASQATAKEYLTLLAWEGYVSKDDLITINHELERRHIPYSIRLHPENASNAEQMYDLLRTAQIDIAFVTLSFFKGYQGDFFKVLQPINSQSPALTQYQAISAQLTHLPDGSADGKPYYIPFAQGSYGFYLNRNRYPELKAPASVAELWSEDYRGKFSLCRAQPIYNMGLTLQSLGLSPLALNQAYADGGRDQVLSMAKEGTVIDQQFHRLYAQAGAFWDDSPNLDQPGIAIVSSWGPEMAAARNRGEQWEKIQFKEGDMTWLDTLAFSRRLKAGKLLAAEIAANYFISPEYQAGLAQALNLNSVLTQAPEPTEAAAILVPAAPNVVNNFIDIRAGAALRQTLKQ; from the coding sequence GTGAAAATCAGCGCATTTATTTTGGCTATATTACTCTTGGCATCCCAAGCCACGGCCAAGGAATATCTGACCCTGCTCGCCTGGGAAGGTTATGTATCAAAAGACGATTTAATAACTATTAATCATGAGCTTGAACGCAGACACATACCCTACAGCATCAGACTGCATCCAGAAAATGCCTCCAATGCCGAACAGATGTATGATTTGCTGCGGACGGCCCAGATAGATATTGCTTTTGTCACCCTGTCCTTCTTCAAGGGCTATCAGGGAGACTTCTTCAAGGTACTGCAGCCCATTAACAGTCAGTCACCGGCCTTGACCCAATACCAGGCCATCAGTGCTCAATTGACACATCTGCCGGATGGCAGCGCAGACGGCAAGCCCTATTACATTCCTTTCGCCCAGGGAAGCTATGGCTTTTATCTGAACCGCAACCGTTATCCCGAGTTGAAGGCCCCCGCGAGCGTGGCGGAACTCTGGTCTGAAGACTATCGAGGCAAATTCAGCCTCTGCCGGGCACAACCCATTTACAACATGGGACTGACCTTGCAGTCGCTGGGGCTGAGCCCATTGGCCCTGAACCAAGCCTATGCCGATGGCGGACGGGATCAGGTGTTGAGCATGGCTAAAGAGGGCACAGTCATAGACCAGCAATTTCATCGTCTCTATGCCCAGGCCGGCGCCTTTTGGGATGACAGCCCCAATCTTGACCAGCCAGGCATAGCCATAGTCAGCAGTTGGGGACCGGAAATGGCGGCGGCCCGCAATCGTGGTGAACAGTGGGAAAAAATACAATTTAAGGAAGGCGACATGACCTGGCTTGATACCCTGGCCTTTTCCCGTCGTCTCAAGGCGGGAAAATTGTTGGCGGCAGAAATCGCGGCCAACTACTTTATCTCCCCAGAGTATCAGGCCGGCTTGGCACAAGCCCTGAACCTGAACTCGGTACTGACGCAAGCCCCCGAGCCCACAGAGGCAGCCGCAATACTTGTCCCGGCTGCGCCCAATGTGGTCAACAATTTTATCGATATTCGCGCTGGTGCAGCACTGCGGCAGACGCTTAAGCAGTAA
- the rsuA gene encoding 16S rRNA pseudouridine(516) synthase RsuA yields MSPLQPILTGVSVRLDKFLAEATGLSRSIAKKAMHAGEVTCDGVMVKDPAFKVTADTRVCLDGEQVALVGVRYLMLNKPVDTICSTVDEHYPSVISALNIPRPDKLHIAGRLDVDTTGLVLITDDGQWSHKVTSPKKECGKRYLVQLADPLDASLIETFAAGIELRNEDGPTKPALLELIDSHQARLTITEGKYHQVKRMFAAVGNKVVKLHREAIGTIELDPDLAPGEWRYLTAVEIASVG; encoded by the coding sequence ATGTCGCCCCTGCAACCTATTTTGACTGGAGTTTCCGTGCGTTTGGATAAATTTTTGGCCGAGGCCACGGGGCTTAGCCGTTCGATTGCCAAAAAGGCCATGCATGCAGGGGAAGTCACCTGTGATGGCGTGATGGTGAAAGACCCGGCATTCAAGGTCACGGCCGATACCCGGGTGTGTCTGGATGGTGAGCAGGTGGCGCTGGTGGGAGTACGTTACCTGATGCTGAATAAACCCGTGGACACAATTTGCTCCACAGTGGATGAGCATTATCCGTCGGTTATTTCCGCCTTGAACATTCCCCGCCCCGATAAACTGCACATTGCCGGGCGACTGGATGTGGATACCACGGGATTGGTGCTGATAACAGATGATGGCCAGTGGTCCCACAAGGTGACTTCACCCAAGAAAGAGTGCGGTAAACGCTACCTGGTGCAACTGGCCGATCCCCTTGATGCAAGCCTCATCGAAACCTTTGCCGCAGGCATAGAGTTAAGAAATGAAGATGGCCCCACCAAGCCGGCATTGCTGGAATTGATTGACAGTCACCAGGCCAGATTGACCATCACCGAGGGTAAATACCATCAGGTTAAGCGTATGTTCGCCGCTGTGGGCAACAAGGTGGTGAAGCTGCATCGGGAAGCCATAGGGACCATAGAACTTGACCCGGACCTGGCTCCCGGCGAGTGGCGCTATTTGACCGCTGTCGAAATAGCCTCTGTTGGTTGA
- a CDS encoding M13 family metallopeptidase, which produces MKKVLIGGLCASLIAGLAACNDNAATTSKAPESAKTAAAAAVAQALGSGIEFANFDKTVRPQDDFYSYVNGTWEKNTDIPADRTSVGAFYDLREQSKDNVKAIIEETAATPNLAMGTDEQKVADLYRSFMDTETLNKLGVSPIKGELDAIEAIASKDDLIKYFAHSQMIGGGTPMAFYIDVDAKNSSRYATHIWQYGLSLPEKDYYFNQDERFQKIRAAFVAHIEKMYELAGLPNGKAAAETVMALETAIAEKHWDVVEVRDSTKTYNLYQLTDLPALAPDINWSLYLGTLGADKQADIIINQPSFVQGLGELVKSQDLANWKTYMQWQTLTHFAGDLSDALDKENFEFFAKTLNGQAEPEPRWKRGVAKVNQLLGEVVGKVYVKHHFAPEAKARMQQLVENLRGAYADSIDELSWMSTDTKAAAKDKLTKFNPKIGYPNKWQDYSKLDIKGDDLVGNVMRAAVVEHNRGLDKLGAPIDRDEWHMTPQTVNAYYNPTMNEIVFPAAILQPPFFNMEADDAVNYGGIGAVIGHEMGHGFDDQGAKFDGEGNMRDWWTEQDLKEFAARGKALVEQYNGYAVFDDLNVNGELTLGENIGDLSGITIAYKAYKKSLNGKEAPVIDGLTGDERFFIGFTQIWRGKMKEEALRNRVATDPHSPGKFRALGSLSNMPEFYNTFGVKESDAMYIAPEKRVKIW; this is translated from the coding sequence ATGAAAAAAGTACTTATCGGGGGATTGTGCGCCTCGCTGATAGCAGGTCTTGCAGCCTGTAATGATAATGCTGCCACGACCAGTAAGGCTCCGGAAAGTGCCAAGACAGCCGCAGCTGCTGCCGTGGCCCAGGCCCTGGGTTCAGGCATAGAGTTCGCCAACTTCGACAAGACAGTGCGCCCACAGGATGATTTCTACAGCTATGTGAACGGCACCTGGGAAAAGAACACCGACATCCCGGCCGATCGCACCAGCGTCGGCGCTTTCTATGATTTGCGTGAGCAATCCAAGGACAACGTCAAGGCCATCATTGAAGAAACCGCTGCCACACCAAACCTGGCCATGGGCACCGACGAGCAGAAAGTGGCTGACCTGTACCGCTCCTTCATGGACACCGAGACCCTGAACAAGCTGGGTGTCAGCCCTATCAAGGGTGAACTGGATGCCATCGAAGCCATTGCCAGCAAGGACGACCTGATAAAGTACTTTGCCCACAGCCAAATGATCGGCGGTGGCACCCCAATGGCCTTCTACATAGACGTGGATGCCAAAAATTCCAGCCGCTACGCCACTCACATTTGGCAATACGGTCTGAGCCTGCCGGAGAAGGATTACTACTTCAACCAGGACGAGCGTTTCCAGAAAATCCGCGCGGCCTTCGTAGCCCACATCGAAAAGATGTATGAGCTGGCGGGTCTGCCAAACGGTAAGGCCGCCGCTGAAACCGTGATGGCTTTGGAAACCGCCATCGCCGAGAAACACTGGGATGTAGTGGAAGTGCGTGACAGCACCAAGACCTACAACCTGTACCAATTGACCGACTTGCCAGCCCTGGCACCGGACATCAACTGGTCCCTGTACCTGGGTACCCTGGGCGCAGACAAGCAGGCCGACATCATCATCAACCAGCCAAGCTTTGTGCAGGGTCTGGGCGAGCTGGTGAAAAGCCAGGATCTTGCCAACTGGAAGACCTACATGCAGTGGCAGACCCTGACCCATTTCGCCGGAGATCTGAGCGATGCCCTGGACAAGGAAAACTTTGAGTTCTTTGCCAAAACCCTCAACGGCCAGGCCGAACCCGAGCCACGTTGGAAACGCGGTGTCGCCAAGGTTAACCAGCTGCTGGGTGAAGTGGTTGGCAAGGTATATGTAAAACATCACTTTGCTCCGGAAGCCAAGGCTCGCATGCAACAACTGGTTGAAAACCTGCGTGGCGCCTACGCAGACAGCATTGACGAGCTGAGCTGGATGAGCACAGATACCAAGGCCGCCGCCAAGGACAAACTGACCAAGTTCAATCCCAAAATCGGTTACCCCAACAAGTGGCAAGACTACAGCAAGCTGGACATCAAGGGCGATGATCTGGTGGGTAACGTGATGCGTGCCGCCGTGGTTGAACATAACCGTGGTCTGGACAAACTGGGTGCGCCTATCGATCGCGACGAGTGGCATATGACACCACAAACAGTGAACGCCTACTACAACCCCACCATGAACGAGATTGTGTTCCCTGCAGCCATACTGCAGCCACCTTTCTTCAACATGGAAGCCGATGATGCGGTCAACTATGGCGGTATCGGTGCCGTTATTGGCCACGAAATGGGCCATGGCTTCGACGACCAAGGCGCCAAGTTCGATGGTGAAGGCAATATGCGTGACTGGTGGACAGAGCAGGATCTGAAAGAGTTTGCCGCCCGCGGCAAGGCGCTGGTCGAACAGTACAACGGCTATGCCGTGTTTGACGATCTGAACGTAAACGGTGAACTGACCCTGGGTGAAAACATCGGCGACCTGTCCGGTATCACCATAGCCTACAAGGCGTACAAAAAGTCGCTCAACGGCAAGGAAGCACCTGTTATCGACGGTTTGACCGGCGACGAGCGCTTCTTCATCGGTTTCACCCAAATTTGGCGTGGCAAGATGAAAGAAGAGGCCCTGCGTAACCGTGTGGCCACAGATCCTCATTCACCCGGTAAGTTCCGTGCTTTAGGCTCTCTGTCCAACATGCCGGAATTCTACAACACCTTCGGTGTGAAAGAGTCCGATGCCATGTACATAGCACCTGAAAAGCGCGTGAAGATCTGGTAA
- a CDS encoding SMI1/KNR4 family protein: MHELIDQLQELSETVPVPLELPSFEQLVEIEEQILIPLPVELKEYLLHASDVIVGCLEPVTAADPFSHTYLPEVTAYAWSIGLPRDMIPICQLGDNFYCIDQEGQVHYWAHGDFTEDYWESFWAWTEDVWLPS; this comes from the coding sequence ATGCATGAACTGATAGACCAATTGCAGGAACTGAGTGAAACAGTGCCTGTGCCGCTGGAGCTGCCCAGCTTTGAGCAACTGGTGGAGATAGAGGAACAAATCCTGATCCCCCTGCCGGTTGAACTGAAAGAGTATTTGTTGCACGCCAGCGATGTGATTGTCGGTTGTCTGGAGCCGGTGACAGCCGCCGACCCTTTTTCACACACCTACTTACCGGAAGTGACCGCCTACGCCTGGTCCATTGGCCTGCCGCGGGATATGATCCCCATCTGTCAGCTGGGCGACAACTTTTACTGTATCGACCAGGAAGGTCAGGTACACTATTGGGCCCACGGTGACTTTACCGAAGATTATTGGGAATCCTTCTGGGCCTGGACCGAAGACGTCTGGTTACCAAGCTGA
- a CDS encoding DUF4447 family protein: protein MAKDIGLNAVEMQYLRLSLGLTQAQVADLTQTTEAEVQAWEAASADAPELAQKKLLDLDDVIEMQVLNTCDGIEALFKKEPKRRLAFVVYPTQALYQQYNPEFLGTLPLTELYNTAAWRIKKECKLVLEVDVTLVPLNVDSYKAFREAQGLGESRESRAKWAAAQL, encoded by the coding sequence ATGGCAAAAGATATCGGCTTGAACGCCGTGGAAATGCAATACCTGCGCCTGTCGCTGGGGCTTACCCAGGCTCAGGTTGCCGACCTCACCCAAACAACTGAGGCAGAGGTACAGGCCTGGGAAGCAGCGTCCGCTGACGCCCCCGAATTGGCCCAGAAAAAACTGCTGGATTTGGACGACGTCATTGAAATGCAGGTGCTCAATACCTGTGATGGCATTGAAGCCCTGTTCAAGAAAGAACCCAAACGTCGCCTGGCCTTCGTGGTCTACCCCACTCAGGCCCTGTACCAGCAATATAATCCCGAGTTTCTCGGCACCCTGCCGCTGACCGAGTTGTACAACACTGCGGCCTGGCGCATTAAAAAGGAATGCAAGCTGGTGCTGGAGGTGGACGTCACCCTGGTACCGCTCAATGTGGATTCCTACAAAGCCTTTCGCGAAGCTCAGGGACTGGGTGAAAGCCGCGAAAGCCGCGCCAAATGGGCCGCGGCTCAGCTCTGA
- a CDS encoding glutathione S-transferase family protein — protein sequence MIELYGTPRSRALRISWLLEELGIPWEFHYIDFARGDNRTESFLALNPCGKVPVIRDGELVLTESAAIMMYLAEKYGAGQWLPDAGTAAAARHYQWLSYIITELEQPLWTMGKHKFALPEAQRVPAVRTTAVWEFDKAAAIAEDWLPDSPFLLGEQIQVADILLAHTLLWATVFEQDIPPKLAAYRDRLSARPAMKKALDKTSASAQ from the coding sequence ATGATTGAGCTTTATGGTACGCCCCGCAGTCGGGCATTGCGGATCTCCTGGTTACTGGAGGAGCTTGGGATCCCGTGGGAGTTTCATTATATCGATTTCGCCAGGGGCGATAACCGCACCGAGTCCTTTCTGGCGCTCAATCCCTGCGGCAAGGTGCCTGTCATTCGCGATGGTGAATTGGTGTTGACCGAGTCCGCAGCCATCATGATGTATCTGGCGGAGAAATATGGTGCCGGCCAGTGGCTTCCTGATGCCGGCACTGCTGCTGCGGCACGTCATTATCAGTGGCTAAGTTATATCATCACCGAGTTGGAACAGCCGTTGTGGACCATGGGTAAGCACAAGTTTGCCCTGCCCGAAGCGCAGCGCGTACCGGCTGTGCGGACAACCGCGGTATGGGAGTTTGATAAGGCAGCCGCAATAGCTGAAGACTGGTTGCCTGACAGCCCCTTTCTGCTGGGGGAGCAGATCCAGGTGGCGGACATTTTGCTAGCCCATACCCTCTTGTGGGCCACTGTATTTGAGCAAGATATTCCGCCCAAACTTGCGGCATATCGCGACAGACTGAGCGCCCGTCCTGCAATGAAAAAGGCGCTGGACAAGACCAGCGCCTCAGCACAGTAA
- a CDS encoding TonB-dependent receptor, with the protein MKRPLLMPSACALAVAFAMPSMVFAADDGAKVERIEVTGSRIKRTDIEGPSPIQSIDKDDIANMGFDNLQQLLERMPANGSGAFSTRGNSQDSTANGAASISLRGLGPDATLVLINGRRATISSFAEGITNSFVDINNIPVSAIERIDILKDGASAIYGSDAIAGVVNIILKKDIEGLEINLGYGEASGTSYDEKTASMVWGTKSEKGSASVIVDYFKNSTLGADELGRFGTANQSPYGGEDFRSSRGFPGYFYVDGEITIDPACPPNQNVDDEVCVFDYGPYNLVIPEAERVGAIGQFEYHFSDDVTGFMELAAQHNTSKAGGAATPLDEDAGLTVPGSHPNNPFGMDIDIGRFRTVDAGPRRWDIESDTMRMVLGLRGTLNEWDWEVSAQKGRSESTQTGDRSQGWVRVDFLQAEIDAGRYNPFGGTINSPEVIDAITTSLVRQGTSHMTSYDASITGQAFTIGDRDIMLAAGMEYREEDVSDVPDDQFQRGLIFGTEAVSAAASRDQWAAYMEFSIPVADNFEVDVAGRYDHYSDFGSTTNPKIAFQWGVTEDITARGSWSTGFRAPSLAQIGLGPSEESSFFIDSYRCASDNVDCKALDYNTVFAGNSDLDPEESKTWNLGVIWAPSQRMDIGLDYYSITQDNKIDKQPLGQIYAANCNDQNSSICERLTPQPGQTLGPIDVIHSSFINISSQEVEGIDLSAHYGFELDSYGDLKFGLEYSYLINFEKDGRDWTGEYKYPLNRWLLTSNWTMDNFAANLNVSYVGEFEDTPDIDFDGTLDFDWYQSRMVDSQVLVDASASYRFNDTVKWTVGVNNLLDEEPPFAIGDGDTDLYGYVISVHNPMGRYIYTKVQVNF; encoded by the coding sequence ATGAAAAGACCTCTGTTAATGCCAAGTGCCTGCGCACTGGCCGTCGCATTTGCCATGCCCTCAATGGTGTTTGCTGCGGATGATGGTGCCAAGGTTGAACGTATCGAAGTGACCGGTTCTCGCATCAAGCGTACCGATATCGAAGGTCCTTCTCCTATCCAGTCAATCGACAAAGACGACATTGCCAACATGGGCTTCGACAACCTGCAACAGTTGCTGGAGCGCATGCCCGCCAACGGTTCAGGAGCCTTCTCTACCAGAGGTAACAGTCAGGATTCCACTGCCAACGGCGCCGCCTCTATCAGTTTGCGTGGCCTTGGCCCTGATGCGACCCTGGTACTGATTAACGGTCGTCGTGCAACAATCAGTTCTTTTGCCGAAGGTATTACCAATTCTTTTGTTGATATCAACAACATCCCGGTATCTGCCATTGAGCGTATCGATATTCTGAAAGACGGCGCCTCGGCCATTTATGGCTCCGATGCCATCGCCGGCGTGGTGAACATCATCCTCAAAAAAGACATTGAGGGCCTGGAAATTAACCTGGGCTATGGTGAGGCTTCAGGCACAAGTTATGATGAAAAAACCGCCAGCATGGTTTGGGGTACCAAGTCTGAAAAAGGCAGTGCTTCGGTCATTGTTGACTACTTCAAAAACAGTACTTTAGGAGCCGATGAGCTGGGCCGTTTTGGTACAGCCAATCAAAGCCCCTATGGTGGTGAAGATTTCCGTTCTTCCCGCGGCTTCCCCGGGTATTTCTATGTTGATGGCGAGATTACGATCGACCCTGCATGTCCGCCAAATCAAAATGTTGACGATGAAGTTTGCGTGTTTGATTACGGCCCATACAACCTGGTTATCCCTGAGGCGGAGCGTGTCGGGGCTATAGGTCAATTTGAATATCATTTCAGTGATGATGTGACCGGCTTTATGGAGCTGGCTGCTCAACACAATACCTCCAAGGCCGGCGGCGCAGCGACGCCATTGGATGAAGATGCAGGTCTGACAGTGCCCGGCTCACATCCCAATAATCCGTTTGGAATGGATATCGACATTGGTCGTTTCCGTACAGTAGATGCGGGCCCACGTCGTTGGGATATCGAGTCCGATACCATGCGTATGGTGCTTGGCCTTCGTGGCACCCTGAACGAGTGGGACTGGGAAGTGTCCGCTCAGAAGGGGCGCAGTGAGTCCACCCAAACAGGCGACCGCAGTCAGGGTTGGGTGCGTGTAGACTTCCTTCAGGCTGAAATTGATGCCGGTCGCTACAACCCCTTTGGTGGCACCATTAACTCCCCTGAAGTGATTGATGCCATCACCACCAGCCTGGTGCGTCAGGGTACGTCGCATATGACTTCTTATGATGCCAGTATCACAGGTCAGGCCTTCACAATAGGTGACCGGGACATCATGCTGGCTGCGGGTATGGAGTACCGCGAGGAAGACGTCAGTGACGTACCTGATGATCAGTTCCAGCGTGGGCTGATATTCGGCACCGAAGCTGTTTCTGCTGCGGCATCAAGGGATCAGTGGGCGGCTTACATGGAATTCTCTATTCCTGTTGCCGATAACTTTGAAGTAGATGTCGCCGGTCGTTACGATCATTACAGCGACTTTGGTTCAACTACCAATCCGAAAATTGCCTTCCAATGGGGCGTCACCGAAGACATTACTGCCCGTGGTTCCTGGTCAACTGGTTTCCGTGCACCTTCCTTGGCACAAATAGGTTTGGGCCCTTCAGAAGAGAGTAGCTTCTTTATCGATTCCTATCGCTGTGCTTCAGACAATGTGGATTGTAAGGCTCTTGATTACAACACAGTCTTTGCCGGTAACTCAGATTTGGATCCCGAAGAGTCCAAAACCTGGAACCTGGGGGTCATTTGGGCACCAAGTCAGCGCATGGACATAGGTCTTGACTATTACAGCATTACTCAAGACAACAAGATTGATAAACAACCATTAGGCCAGATTTATGCTGCCAACTGTAACGACCAGAACAGTAGCATTTGTGAACGCTTGACACCTCAACCAGGCCAAACTCTGGGGCCAATTGATGTGATCCACTCAAGCTTTATCAATATCAGTTCTCAGGAAGTGGAAGGCATAGACTTGTCCGCCCACTATGGTTTTGAACTTGACAGCTATGGTGACCTCAAGTTTGGCTTGGAATACAGCTATCTGATCAATTTTGAAAAAGATGGTCGTGACTGGACCGGCGAATACAAGTACCCACTGAACAGGTGGTTGCTCACATCCAATTGGACCATGGATAATTTCGCTGCCAACTTGAACGTCAGTTATGTTGGTGAGTTCGAAGATACACCGGATATTGACTTTGATGGCACTCTGGACTTCGATTGGTATCAGTCACGCATGGTTGATTCTCAGGTGCTGGTGGATGCCTCTGCATCATACCGCTTCAACGACACTGTCAAGTGGACCGTGGGTGTGAACAACCTGCTGGATGAGGAGCCACCATTTGCTATCGGTGATGGAGATACCGATCTCTATGGTTATGTGATTTCTGTGCATAACCCAATGGGTCGTTACATCTATACCAAGGTACAGGTGAACTTCTAA
- a CDS encoding serine hydrolase domain-containing protein, translating into MTTQLMALVFLFATKVACADTAQQLDALVKQDGRDFSGVILVRQGDRELALRTYGEGINADSLFILGSLSKQVFATAALKAVDLKLFTLSDSVNSALPEALQSTNPVSITQLLSHTSGIDKSGNKLNGSPGNGFEYSNANYQIAAHWLANLQGQSTVATLQSLFQTNQLDLLADTGTVQEIKARHPRLALGRLQKDGQWLPIPADFSSTDVSLASGTLIGSARGFADFQQKLHTGALLSDASYRDMLTPRATRPHSWGELGYGLGVQIGQGVREISHSGYVPGYMTTAVYYPDSQLQLVVLENSAWDLKDPQWTFALHDALHQWVLNLAQKGPLEK; encoded by the coding sequence TTGACAACACAGTTGATGGCCCTTGTATTCCTGTTCGCTACCAAAGTAGCTTGCGCCGACACGGCGCAGCAGCTCGATGCCCTGGTCAAACAGGATGGGCGGGATTTCAGCGGCGTGATTCTCGTGCGTCAGGGTGACAGGGAGCTGGCCCTCAGAACCTATGGCGAGGGTATCAATGCAGACTCCCTCTTTATCCTGGGGTCACTTTCCAAGCAAGTATTCGCCACCGCCGCACTTAAAGCCGTGGACCTCAAGCTCTTTACACTGTCAGACTCAGTAAACAGCGCCCTGCCCGAGGCATTGCAATCGACCAATCCTGTATCCATAACCCAATTGCTGAGTCATACCTCAGGGATAGACAAGTCAGGTAACAAGTTAAACGGCTCACCGGGTAACGGCTTTGAATACAGCAATGCCAATTACCAGATTGCCGCCCACTGGCTGGCGAACTTGCAGGGACAAAGTACTGTTGCCACACTGCAGTCCTTATTTCAGACTAACCAGTTGGACTTGCTGGCCGACACAGGTACTGTGCAAGAGATAAAAGCCCGCCATCCGCGCCTGGCATTGGGAAGGTTACAAAAAGATGGGCAGTGGTTGCCCATACCGGCGGACTTCAGCAGTACGGATGTCAGTCTGGCCTCGGGAACCCTGATAGGCAGTGCCAGGGGCTTCGCCGACTTCCAGCAAAAGTTGCACACAGGTGCCCTGCTGTCCGATGCAAGTTATCGGGATATGCTCACCCCCAGAGCCACTCGTCCCCACAGCTGGGGAGAATTGGGTTACGGTTTGGGGGTGCAGATAGGCCAGGGGGTGAGGGAAATCAGCCACAGCGGCTATGTCCCCGGTTATATGACCACGGCCGTTTATTATCCCGACAGCCAATTACAATTGGTGGTGCTGGAAAACAGTGCCTGGGATCTCAAGGATCCACAGTGGACCTTCGCCCTGCACGATGCGCTGCATCAATGGGTGCTGAATCTGGCGCAAAAAGGCCCTTTGGAAAAATAA
- a CDS encoding YehS family protein, with protein MTNNDILRRLRFIFDFSNSKVIKIFAKVQQDMAEDRLLAMLKKEEEDGYSACNDITLCQFLDGLILDKRGLKPGAELPKPTALNNNLIFKKLRIALELKEEDIIAILKLADFNLGKSELGALFRNPDHKHFKPCGDQILRNFLKGLSLKHRGL; from the coding sequence ATGACCAACAACGATATTCTGCGCCGCTTGCGCTTCATTTTTGACTTCAGCAATTCCAAGGTCATCAAGATTTTTGCCAAGGTGCAACAAGACATGGCCGAAGACAGGCTTCTGGCCATGTTGAAGAAAGAGGAAGAAGATGGTTACAGCGCCTGCAACGATATTACCCTATGCCAGTTCCTTGATGGACTCATATTGGACAAGCGCGGCCTCAAACCAGGCGCCGAACTTCCCAAACCAACGGCACTGAACAACAACCTGATATTCAAGAAGCTGCGCATCGCTCTCGAACTCAAGGAAGAAGATATCATCGCCATTCTGAAACTGGCGGATTTCAACCTTGGCAAGTCCGAGCTCGGTGCCCTGTTCCGCAATCCGGATCACAAGCACTTCAAACCCTGTGGCGATCAGATACTGCGCAATTTCCTCAAAGGCCTGTCACTGAAACACAGGGGGCTCTAA